Proteins encoded in a region of the Paenibacillus sp. W2I17 genome:
- a CDS encoding DHA2 family efflux MFS transporter permease subunit, which yields MKEQTAVSQEPAEFSIKTIILPLLAIIVGMIMVILDSTVVNVAIPNLVQYFETDLKTIQWTVTGYTLALSAVIPLAGWLTDRFGAKRVFLFTIAMFTLGSVLCSIAQSPEQLIIYRIIQGLGGGMVAPIGMAMVFRLAPPERRGSIMGMLGIPMLLAPALGPVLSGWFIESLSWHWIFLINLPIGIAAFILCIKFLPDTDRGRTPALDLLGMILAPIAFSMLAYGVSEGGTSWTSATTLTGVIVGGVALILFIIVELRHQNPLLELRVFKSSDFSRGIILAWVSQVALFGAMILIPLYLQQIKGYTALETGLILLPQALASGVGMPLGGRLFDKIGARPLAFVGLGIISGALFILSSITAETGLGLIITALVMMGLGMGLSMMPLNTHVLNAAPRKLVGRVTPLTAAAQQVVVSFAVAGLTGFLTSRIADNTTSTEPTAIVHGLVAGFNDTFFLAACIALFGCLLSLILRKPKPMPKEELQNGDKPDPAMMMGH from the coding sequence GTGAAAGAACAAACAGCAGTATCCCAGGAGCCCGCAGAGTTTTCAATCAAAACGATTATACTGCCACTCCTGGCTATTATCGTCGGTATGATCATGGTTATACTGGACAGCACGGTGGTGAATGTAGCCATTCCGAATCTCGTTCAATATTTCGAGACGGATCTTAAGACCATCCAATGGACGGTTACGGGTTACACCTTGGCTTTGTCTGCAGTTATTCCACTGGCAGGCTGGTTAACGGACCGTTTTGGTGCCAAAAGAGTGTTCCTGTTCACCATTGCCATGTTTACCTTGGGTTCTGTATTATGCTCGATTGCCCAATCACCTGAGCAATTGATCATTTACCGTATCATTCAAGGCCTTGGTGGAGGCATGGTTGCTCCTATTGGTATGGCAATGGTCTTTCGTCTGGCTCCTCCTGAGCGAAGAGGTTCCATCATGGGGATGCTGGGAATTCCGATGCTGCTTGCCCCTGCATTGGGTCCAGTCTTGTCCGGGTGGTTTATTGAATCACTGAGCTGGCACTGGATCTTCCTGATTAACTTGCCCATTGGTATTGCAGCTTTCATTCTATGTATCAAGTTTTTGCCGGATACAGATCGTGGACGCACACCTGCACTGGATCTGCTCGGCATGATTCTGGCGCCAATTGCGTTCTCGATGCTCGCTTACGGTGTGAGTGAGGGTGGAACGAGCTGGACGTCTGCAACAACTTTGACGGGTGTCATTGTGGGTGGTGTAGCGCTCATTTTGTTCATTATTGTGGAGCTTCGTCATCAAAATCCATTGCTCGAACTCCGGGTATTCAAATCATCTGATTTCTCACGGGGAATTATTCTCGCATGGGTGTCTCAAGTGGCGCTGTTCGGTGCGATGATCCTGATCCCGCTTTATTTGCAGCAGATCAAAGGATACACTGCACTGGAAACAGGATTGATTCTACTGCCACAGGCGTTGGCTTCCGGAGTGGGTATGCCGCTTGGTGGTCGATTGTTTGATAAAATCGGTGCTAGACCTTTGGCCTTCGTGGGTCTGGGTATTATATCGGGAGCATTGTTTATTCTGTCCTCCATTACGGCAGAGACAGGTCTTGGCCTGATTATAACGGCTCTGGTCATGATGGGTCTGGGTATGGGCTTGTCCATGATGCCACTCAATACGCATGTATTAAATGCTGCACCGCGCAAGTTGGTTGGACGGGTTACACCGCTCACGGCCGCTGCACAGCAAGTGGTTGTGTCCTTTGCGGTTGCAGGGCTTACAGGCTTCCTTACTTCAAGAATCGCAGACAATACAACGAGTACAGAGCCGACCGCTATCGTTCATGGTTTGGTGGCTGGTTTCAATGATACGTTCTTCCTGGCCGCTTGTATTGCATTGTTCGGATGTTTGCTCAGTCTGATTCTGCGCAAACCTAAGCCGATGCCGAAAGAAGAACTTCAAAATGGCGACAAGCCTGATCCCGCGATGATGATGGGACACTAA